A section of the Malus sylvestris chromosome 17, drMalSylv7.2, whole genome shotgun sequence genome encodes:
- the LOC126610093 gene encoding pentatricopeptide repeat-containing protein At1g03560, mitochondrial isoform X1, protein MRRTLLRAPLSLSAARILPPRPPRPYIHGGSSSKASNSHCTSSFSSNSRWVFTNSLPPPEWVEPFNDVSDVVSNTQNFDPSPWVAQIVNLLDGSPTMEANLDSYCRTFLIKLSPNFVSYVLKSYELRGKPKTALRFFAWAGSQKKYHHKLDCYVSLIELLSVCLDLDRIRCVLVKLKEMNFLMTSSAANSLIKSFGCLGMVDELLWVWRRMKENEIEPSLYTYNFLLNGLVNSMFIESAELVFEVMEVGKIAPDIVTYNTMIKGYCKGGKTQKAMEKFRAMEGRNVEPDKITYMTLIQGCYSEGDVDSCLGLYQEMEEKGLEIPPHAYSLVINGLCKGGKCMEGYAVFEHMIQKGCKANVANYTALIDSYVKCGSIEKAMKLFERMKNDGLEPDEVTYGVIVNGLCKSGRVEEAMEYFAFCEGRGMAVNAMFYSSLIDGLGKAGRLDEAERLFEKMVVKGCPQDSYCYNALIDALAKCGKADEALALFKKMEEEGCDQTVYTYTILISGLFKEHRNEEALKLWDTMIDKGITPNVASFRALSIGLCLSGKVARACKILDELAPMGVIPETAFEDMINVLCKAGRFNEACKLADGIVDRGREIPGRIRTVLINALRKAGNADLAMKLMHSKIGIGYDRMGSVKRRVKFRTLFDNP, encoded by the exons ATGAGAAGAACCCTACTGAGAGCCCCCCTATCACTCTCAGCAGCCCGTATTCTTCCTCCAAGACCTCCCCGTCCGTACATCCATGGAGGGTCTTCGTCGAAAGCTTCAAATTCTCACTGTACGTCAAGTTTCAGCTCAAATTCCAGGTGGGTTTTCACCaactctctccctcctcccGAATGGGTAGAACCTTTCAATGACGTCTCTGATGTAGTATCGAACACACAAAATTTTGACCCATCTCCGTGGGTCGCTCAAATTGTGAATCTTTTAGATGGGTCCCCTACGATGGAGGCCAATTTAGACTCTTACTGTCGCACATTCTTGATCAAATTGTCTCCTAATTTTGTTTCGTATGTGTTGAAATCTTATGAGCTTCGTGGGAAGCCCAAAACCGCCTTGCGGTTCTTTGCTTGGGCTGGTAGCCAGAAGAAGTATCATCATAAGCTTGACTGCTATGTATCTTTGATTGAACTTTTATCTGTGTGTCTTGATTTGGACCGTATTCGATGTGTACTTGTTAAGCTTAAAGAAATGAACTTTTTGATGACTTCTTCGGCGGcaaattctttgattaaaagCTTTGGATGTCTTGGAATGGTTGATGAGCTGTTGTGGGTTTGGCGTCGAATGAAGGAGAATGAGATTGAGCCTAGTTTGTACACTTATAACTTTTTACTGAATGGTTTGGTGAATTCGATGTTTATTGAATCGGCTGAGCTGGTTTTTGAGGTTATGGAAGTCGGGAAAATTGCACCGGACATTGTGACTTATAATACAATGATTAAAGGGTATTGTAAGGGAGGGAAAACCCAGAAAGCAATGGAGAAGTTCAGAGCTATGGAGGGGAGGAATGTGGAACCTGATAAGATTACTTACATGACTTTAATACAGGGGTGTTATTCAGAAGGAGATGTTGATTCGTGTTTGGGTCTTTACCAAGAAATGGAAGAGAAAGGACTTGAAATTCCACCTCATGCGTATAGTTTAGTGATCAACGGGCTTTGCAAAGGTGGGAAATGTATGGAAGGATATGCCGTTTTTGAACATATGATTCAGAAGGGATGTAAAGCCAATGTGGCAAACTATACAGCATTGATCGATTCATATGTGAAATGTGGGAGCATTGAGAAGGCAATGAAGCTTTTCGAGAGGATGAAAAATGACGGGCTTGAACCAGATGAGGTCACTTACGGGGTTATCGTCAATGGATTATGTAAGAGTGGGAGAGTGGAGGAGGCAATGGAGTACTTTGCCTTTTGTGAAGGCAGGGGGATGGCAGTTAATGCTATGTTTTATTCTAGTCTAATCGATGGTCTTGGAAAAGCAGGGAGGCTTGATGAGGCTGAAAGGCTCTTTGAAAAGATGGTAGTGAAGGGATGTCCACAGGATTCATACTGCTATAATGCCCTTATCGATGCCCTAGCTAAATGTGGAAAAGCTGATGAAGCATTAGCACTCTTTAAGAAAATGGAAGAGGAAGGTTGTGATCAGACAGTTTATACATACACAATACTCATCAGCGGACTTTTTAAGGAGCACAGAAATGAAGAGGCATTGAAGCTCTGGGACACGATGATTGATAAGGGCATCACACCGAATGTTGCTTCCTTCAGGGCCCTCTCTATTGGGCTTTGTCTCTCAGGCAAGGTAGCGAGAGCCTGCAAGATTTTGGATGAGCTAGCGCCAATGGGTGTGATTCCTGAGACAGCTTTTGAAGATATGATCAATGTGCTGTGCAAAGCTGGCCGTTTCAATGAAGCCTGCAAGTTGGCCGATGGAATTGTGGACAGAGGTAGGGAAATACCAGGACGAATCCGAACGGTTCTAATCAATGCCTTGAGGAAAGCAGGCAATGCAGATTTAGCTATGAAGTTGATGCATAGTAAGATCGGTATTGGGTATGACCGAATGGGTAGCGTCAAAAGGCGAGTGAAGTTCCGAACTCTCTTTGACA ACCCTTGA
- the LOC126610093 gene encoding pentatricopeptide repeat-containing protein At1g03560, mitochondrial isoform X2 yields the protein MRRTLLRAPLSLSAARILPPRPPRPYIHGGSSSKASNSHCTSSFSSNSRWVFTNSLPPPEWVEPFNDVSDVVSNTQNFDPSPWVAQIVNLLDGSPTMEANLDSYCRTFLIKLSPNFVSYVLKSYELRGKPKTALRFFAWAGSQKKYHHKLDCYVSLIELLSVCLDLDRIRCVLVKLKEMNFLMTSSAANSLIKSFGCLGMVDELLWVWRRMKENEIEPSLYTYNFLLNGLVNSMFIESAELVFEVMEVGKIAPDIVTYNTMIKGYCKGGKTQKAMEKFRAMEGRNVEPDKITYMTLIQGCYSEGDVDSCLGLYQEMEEKGLEIPPHAYSLVINGLCKGGKCMEGYAVFEHMIQKGCKANVANYTALIDSYVKCGSIEKAMKLFERMKNDGLEPDEVTYGVIVNGLCKSGRVEEAMEYFAFCEGRGMAVNAMFYSSLIDGLGKAGRLDEAERLFEKMVVKGCPQDSYCYNALIDALAKCGKADEALALFKKMEEEGCDQTVYTYTILISGLFKEHRNEEALKLWDTMIDKGITPNVASFRALSIGLCLSGKVARACKILDELAPMGVIPETAFEDMINVLCKAGRFNEACKLADGIVDRGREIPGRIRTVLINALRKAGNADLAMKLMHSKIGIGYDRMGSVKRPLKEVF from the exons ATGAGAAGAACCCTACTGAGAGCCCCCCTATCACTCTCAGCAGCCCGTATTCTTCCTCCAAGACCTCCCCGTCCGTACATCCATGGAGGGTCTTCGTCGAAAGCTTCAAATTCTCACTGTACGTCAAGTTTCAGCTCAAATTCCAGGTGGGTTTTCACCaactctctccctcctcccGAATGGGTAGAACCTTTCAATGACGTCTCTGATGTAGTATCGAACACACAAAATTTTGACCCATCTCCGTGGGTCGCTCAAATTGTGAATCTTTTAGATGGGTCCCCTACGATGGAGGCCAATTTAGACTCTTACTGTCGCACATTCTTGATCAAATTGTCTCCTAATTTTGTTTCGTATGTGTTGAAATCTTATGAGCTTCGTGGGAAGCCCAAAACCGCCTTGCGGTTCTTTGCTTGGGCTGGTAGCCAGAAGAAGTATCATCATAAGCTTGACTGCTATGTATCTTTGATTGAACTTTTATCTGTGTGTCTTGATTTGGACCGTATTCGATGTGTACTTGTTAAGCTTAAAGAAATGAACTTTTTGATGACTTCTTCGGCGGcaaattctttgattaaaagCTTTGGATGTCTTGGAATGGTTGATGAGCTGTTGTGGGTTTGGCGTCGAATGAAGGAGAATGAGATTGAGCCTAGTTTGTACACTTATAACTTTTTACTGAATGGTTTGGTGAATTCGATGTTTATTGAATCGGCTGAGCTGGTTTTTGAGGTTATGGAAGTCGGGAAAATTGCACCGGACATTGTGACTTATAATACAATGATTAAAGGGTATTGTAAGGGAGGGAAAACCCAGAAAGCAATGGAGAAGTTCAGAGCTATGGAGGGGAGGAATGTGGAACCTGATAAGATTACTTACATGACTTTAATACAGGGGTGTTATTCAGAAGGAGATGTTGATTCGTGTTTGGGTCTTTACCAAGAAATGGAAGAGAAAGGACTTGAAATTCCACCTCATGCGTATAGTTTAGTGATCAACGGGCTTTGCAAAGGTGGGAAATGTATGGAAGGATATGCCGTTTTTGAACATATGATTCAGAAGGGATGTAAAGCCAATGTGGCAAACTATACAGCATTGATCGATTCATATGTGAAATGTGGGAGCATTGAGAAGGCAATGAAGCTTTTCGAGAGGATGAAAAATGACGGGCTTGAACCAGATGAGGTCACTTACGGGGTTATCGTCAATGGATTATGTAAGAGTGGGAGAGTGGAGGAGGCAATGGAGTACTTTGCCTTTTGTGAAGGCAGGGGGATGGCAGTTAATGCTATGTTTTATTCTAGTCTAATCGATGGTCTTGGAAAAGCAGGGAGGCTTGATGAGGCTGAAAGGCTCTTTGAAAAGATGGTAGTGAAGGGATGTCCACAGGATTCATACTGCTATAATGCCCTTATCGATGCCCTAGCTAAATGTGGAAAAGCTGATGAAGCATTAGCACTCTTTAAGAAAATGGAAGAGGAAGGTTGTGATCAGACAGTTTATACATACACAATACTCATCAGCGGACTTTTTAAGGAGCACAGAAATGAAGAGGCATTGAAGCTCTGGGACACGATGATTGATAAGGGCATCACACCGAATGTTGCTTCCTTCAGGGCCCTCTCTATTGGGCTTTGTCTCTCAGGCAAGGTAGCGAGAGCCTGCAAGATTTTGGATGAGCTAGCGCCAATGGGTGTGATTCCTGAGACAGCTTTTGAAGATATGATCAATGTGCTGTGCAAAGCTGGCCGTTTCAATGAAGCCTGCAAGTTGGCCGATGGAATTGTGGACAGAGGTAGGGAAATACCAGGACGAATCCGAACGGTTCTAATCAATGCCTTGAGGAAAGCAGGCAATGCAGATTTAGCTATGAAGTTGATGCATAGTAAGATCGGTATTGGGTATGACCGAATGGGTAGCGTCAAAAG ACCCTTGAAAGAGGTTTTCTAG